Proteins from a genomic interval of Clostridium cochlearium:
- a CDS encoding winged helix-turn-helix transcriptional regulator, with amino-acid sequence MIIENDTNKKYRCPVEYTLEIIGGKWKPLILWSLACDKVKRYGEIKKTINGITHKMLSQQLKDLEENGLVHRKQYNQVPPKVEYSLTKKGMTIIPILDAMCHWGENNMRDQGKHVK; translated from the coding sequence ATGATAATAGAAAATGATACTAATAAAAAGTATAGATGTCCTGTAGAATACACATTAGAAATTATAGGAGGAAAATGGAAACCTCTTATATTGTGGAGTTTAGCCTGTGATAAGGTAAAAAGATATGGAGAAATAAAAAAAACTATTAATGGAATAACTCATAAAATGTTAAGCCAACAACTTAAGGATTTAGAAGAAAATGGATTGGTTCATAGGAAACAATATAATCAAGTTCCACCTAAAGTTGAGTACTCTTTAACCAAAAAAGGAATGACTATTATACCTATTTTAGATGCTATGTGTCATTGGGGAGAAAATAATATGAGAGACCAAGGAAAACATGTAAAATAA
- a CDS encoding SNF2 helicase associated domain-containing protein, translating to MLKEENLLQMFNESTSGNNHLKGQRILKNDLISSLNINAEDDFIYIESNVISESLFNEYNTKIEIDTRQKSISSTFCTCPDYERNEFNKRNYCCKHLVATFYKALKDLENHPLLNEEKLVQKSIFKNKNKNNILSMLLGDEKDKEEIKIEVYINKNEWKQNITAEFKIGLKDISTSKLYILKDINEFLSAYYNEFPIKYSKYFTFNIKNQRLSTKDKKLIEFIEMIKNIEGNYKYITKNAERNIQGKYINIPKYLVRDFFEVIKDHKVYLNEGFFYRTVETEILDKAPDIDFDLKKVKENYILKVQDGMPITLDSNNSVFLYGTTIYIPNYEFCYKIDPYFKVFNETRIVTIGEDEEETILRRLIPDLNFLSNNVSLSRNIKNKIVMDKCGFSFYFDQEGKKIVLTVNVKYGAFEFNIFQDCKEKIVYRDYKKEGEVIAQLKVLGFEEIKENFYLSGEDDYKFTFFKSEISKLQKIGEVYYSENFKGIKSINSKSISGDIKVGKYDYFEIDFKIGDISPQETSNILRAFRDNLKYYKLKNGEYIDLEELELKKFLKLLDAISPKKISDNHIEVDKNKGLYIDSYLEENKIKYIKGKKELKEIKDRFKNIDKIKFQEPKDLNGNLRLYQKVGYNWFKTLDYLGFGGILGDEMGLGKTIQAISFILSNKNSKSLIVAPTSLVYNWIDEFEKFAPSLKVIAANGTKKERKDIIKNISNYDVVITTYNLLKRDLEDYKAINFDYCILDEAQYIKNSKSQNAKAVKKVKAKRRFALTGTPIENSLMELWSIFDFIMPGYLYEEKRFSAKYSKRFQENPEVLEELNKLIKPFILRRKKKEVLKELPDKIEKIMMVTLEDEQKKVYKAYANYAIELIQKKVKDNEFKKSKIAILSYITKLRQICLDPTVIMKDYNGGNGKMETLVELLTQSIEQGHRILVFSQFTSVLKNIGKRISKEGIDFSYLDGSIASEKRINMVKDFNEGKNSVFLISLKAGGTGLNLTSADVVIHFDPWWNPAVEEQATDRAHRIGQENVVEVIKIIAKGTIEEKIILLQEEKKKLISELMGDELSNGESFASLTEEEILQLFQM from the coding sequence ATGTTAAAGGAAGAAAATTTATTACAAATGTTTAACGAAAGTACTAGTGGTAACAATCATTTAAAAGGTCAAAGGATTCTTAAAAATGATTTGATATCCTCTTTAAATATTAATGCTGAAGATGATTTTATTTATATAGAATCCAATGTGATTTCAGAAAGTCTTTTTAATGAATACAATACAAAAATAGAGATTGATACAAGGCAAAAAAGTATTTCTTCTACATTTTGTACTTGTCCGGATTACGAGAGAAATGAGTTTAACAAAAGAAATTATTGTTGTAAACATTTAGTTGCAACTTTTTATAAAGCATTAAAAGATTTAGAAAATCATCCCCTTTTAAATGAAGAAAAATTAGTGCAGAAAAGCATATTTAAAAACAAAAATAAAAATAATATTTTATCTATGCTTTTAGGTGATGAAAAAGATAAGGAAGAAATAAAAATAGAGGTTTATATAAATAAAAATGAATGGAAACAAAACATTACAGCAGAATTTAAAATAGGATTAAAGGATATTAGCACAAGTAAGCTTTATATTTTAAAGGATATTAATGAATTTTTATCAGCCTATTACAATGAATTCCCTATAAAATACAGTAAATACTTTACTTTTAATATAAAAAATCAAAGATTAAGTACTAAAGATAAAAAACTTATTGAATTTATAGAGATGATAAAAAATATAGAAGGAAATTATAAATATATTACTAAAAATGCAGAAAGAAATATACAAGGCAAGTATATAAATATTCCTAAATATTTAGTAAGAGATTTTTTTGAGGTTATAAAAGATCATAAAGTATATTTAAATGAAGGATTTTTTTACAGAACTGTAGAAACAGAAATTTTAGATAAAGCTCCAGATATAGATTTTGATTTAAAAAAAGTAAAGGAAAATTATATTCTTAAAGTGCAAGATGGAATGCCAATAACTTTAGATTCTAATAATAGTGTTTTTTTATATGGTACAACTATATATATTCCCAATTATGAGTTTTGCTATAAAATAGATCCCTATTTTAAAGTATTTAATGAAACAAGAATTGTTACTATAGGAGAAGATGAAGAAGAAACTATATTAAGGAGACTCATTCCAGATCTTAATTTTTTATCTAATAATGTTAGTTTATCTAGAAATATAAAAAATAAAATAGTAATGGATAAATGTGGATTTAGTTTTTATTTTGACCAAGAAGGTAAGAAAATTGTATTAACAGTAAACGTAAAATATGGAGCCTTTGAATTCAATATCTTTCAGGATTGTAAAGAAAAAATTGTGTATAGAGACTATAAAAAAGAAGGAGAAGTTATAGCCCAATTAAAGGTGTTAGGATTTGAAGAAATAAAAGAGAACTTTTACTTAAGTGGAGAAGATGACTATAAATTTACATTTTTCAAAAGTGAAATAAGTAAACTTCAAAAAATAGGAGAGGTATATTATTCTGAAAACTTTAAAGGGATAAAATCTATTAATTCTAAGAGTATTTCTGGAGATATTAAAGTAGGGAAATATGATTATTTTGAAATAGACTTTAAAATAGGAGATATATCACCACAGGAAACTAGTAATATATTGAGGGCATTTAGAGATAACTTGAAATATTATAAATTGAAAAATGGTGAGTATATTGACTTAGAAGAATTAGAGCTAAAAAAATTCTTAAAACTTTTAGATGCAATATCTCCTAAAAAAATATCTGATAATCATATCGAAGTAGATAAAAATAAAGGTCTTTATATTGATAGTTATTTAGAAGAAAATAAAATTAAATATATAAAAGGCAAAAAAGAATTAAAAGAAATAAAAGATAGGTTTAAAAATATAGATAAAATAAAATTTCAAGAACCTAAGGATTTAAATGGAAATTTAAGATTATATCAAAAAGTTGGATACAATTGGTTTAAAACCTTAGATTACCTAGGTTTTGGTGGTATTTTAGGAGATGAAATGGGGCTTGGTAAAACTATTCAAGCAATTTCCTTTATATTATCTAATAAAAATAGCAAATCTTTGATTGTTGCACCTACATCTTTAGTATATAACTGGATTGATGAATTTGAAAAGTTTGCTCCTAGTTTAAAGGTAATTGCGGCTAATGGAACAAAAAAAGAAAGAAAAGATATAATTAAGAACATATCAAACTATGATGTAGTTATAACAACTTATAATTTATTAAAAAGAGATTTAGAAGACTATAAGGCTATAAACTTTGATTATTGTATATTAGATGAAGCCCAATATATCAAGAATTCAAAATCACAAAATGCTAAAGCCGTAAAAAAAGTAAAAGCAAAAAGAAGGTTTGCGTTAACAGGTACCCCTATAGAAAATTCTCTTATGGAACTGTGGTCTATATTTGACTTTATAATGCCTGGGTATTTATATGAAGAAAAAAGATTTAGTGCAAAGTATAGTAAAAGGTTTCAGGAAAATCCAGAAGTTTTAGAGGAATTAAATAAACTTATAAAACCCTTTATTCTTAGAAGAAAAAAGAAGGAAGTTTTAAAAGAATTGCCTGATAAAATAGAAAAAATTATGATGGTAACATTAGAGGATGAACAAAAGAAAGTATATAAAGCCTACGCAAACTATGCAATAGAACTTATACAAAAGAAGGTAAAGGATAATGAATTTAAAAAAAGCAAAATAGCAATACTCTCATATATAACAAAATTAAGACAAATTTGCTTAGATCCAACTGTAATAATGAAAGATTATAACGGTGGCAATGGAAAAATGGAGACTTTAGTAGAACTTCTTACTCAGAGTATAGAACAAGGTCATAGAATACTTGTTTTTTCACAATTTACATCTGTACTTAAAAATATTGGTAAAAGGATTAGCAAAGAAGGTATAGATTTTAGCTATTTAGATGGTTCTATAGCTTCAGAAAAAAGAATAAATATGGTGAAGGATTTTAATGAAGGAAAAAATTCAGTATTTTTAATAAGTTTAAAAGCTGGTGGCACAGGATTAAATTTAACATCAGCGGATGTAGTAATTCATTTTGATCCTTGGTGGAATCCAGCAGTAGAAGAACAGGCTACAGATAGAGCACATAGAATAGGGCAAGAAAATGTGGTAGAAGTTATAAAAATTATAGCTAAAGGAACTATTGAAGAAAAGATTATTTTACTTCAAGAGGAGAAGAAAAAACTTATATCAGAATTAATGGGAGATGAATTATCTAATGGTGAAAGTTTTGCATCTTTAACTGAAGAAGAAATACTTCAATTGTTTCAAATGTAA
- a CDS encoding methyl-accepting chemotaxis protein: MKSIKTRLIAIFTGVVLVITLGLGVLSTNIANKKLLNKANKDLEIMAMAEAKYIKSICDAETSYIDAIAQSNILFDEKVTLDEKVNYFQKEAKRTGYIEFALADKNGNVISFNKQKSVLNIKDRDYYKKAISGKRAVSDVIISKTDGQPVIMFAAPVMRNGKIEGVFYGLKAGIFLSTIASNFKYGETGYAYIINNKGVSVGDKNKDLVLKRYNFIEAAKENPDIKQLSDVIENKMIKREVGIGEYSYEGKGIMVGFSPIEDSNWIISVGMETKEVLKDVYQLRNILIIFSLIAIVIGIVIIYMVSASIAKPIKLLTGNIERIANYDLTFTKDETEKYLNRKDEIGKIGNAILAMQENFKSLIKDVEDASNQVSASSEEFLATSEQSATTSEEVANTIEEIARGASNQAQDAEKGAHSMEELGYLLEVEQKYLEELNIFADKVVDLKNEGISTVKYLVQNSKENNEIANEVNEVIISSNESAKHIQEASEMIQSIAEQTNLLALNAAIESARAGEAGKGFAVVADEIRKLAEDSNKFTAEIKEIVTVLTSKTENAVLNMKKAEEIVNNQDKLVEKTEGQFNGIADSIEKAKETIENLNVFSKKMEDKKNQMLELVQNLSAIAEENAAGTEQASASVQEQAASVEEIAGSSQNLAELAQKLNELIMKFQI, from the coding sequence ATGAAATCAATAAAAACAAGGTTGATTGCTATATTCACAGGAGTGGTATTAGTGATTACATTGGGATTAGGAGTTTTATCTACTAATATTGCTAATAAAAAGTTACTAAATAAAGCTAATAAGGATTTGGAAATAATGGCTATGGCAGAGGCTAAATACATAAAATCTATATGTGATGCTGAAACTTCTTATATTGACGCCATTGCTCAAAGCAATATACTATTTGATGAAAAAGTGACTTTGGATGAAAAAGTAAATTATTTTCAAAAAGAAGCTAAAAGAACAGGATACATAGAATTTGCTCTTGCTGACAAAAATGGTAATGTAATTAGCTTCAATAAACAAAAATCAGTTTTAAATATTAAAGATAGAGATTATTATAAAAAAGCAATATCAGGTAAGAGAGCTGTATCTGATGTAATTATAAGCAAAACTGATGGACAACCTGTAATTATGTTTGCAGCACCTGTTATGAGAAATGGTAAAATTGAAGGAGTTTTTTATGGCTTAAAAGCAGGAATATTTTTAAGCACTATTGCAAGTAACTTTAAATATGGGGAAACAGGATATGCATATATTATTAATAATAAAGGGGTATCAGTAGGTGATAAAAACAAAGATCTAGTTTTAAAACGATATAATTTTATAGAAGCTGCAAAAGAAAATCCAGATATCAAACAATTATCAGATGTTATAGAAAATAAAATGATAAAAAGAGAAGTAGGTATTGGAGAATACTCTTATGAAGGTAAGGGTATAATGGTGGGATTTTCACCAATAGAAGATAGTAATTGGATTATATCAGTAGGTATGGAAACTAAAGAAGTTTTAAAAGATGTATACCAATTAAGGAATATATTAATTATATTTTCATTAATAGCTATTGTAATAGGTATAGTTATTATTTATATGGTAAGTGCAAGTATAGCAAAACCAATAAAATTGTTAACTGGAAATATTGAAAGAATTGCTAATTATGATTTAACTTTTACAAAAGATGAAACAGAAAAATATCTAAATAGAAAAGATGAAATTGGGAAAATTGGAAATGCTATTTTAGCTATGCAAGAAAATTTTAAATCTCTTATAAAAGATGTAGAAGATGCATCAAATCAGGTATCTGCATCCTCTGAAGAATTTTTAGCAACTAGTGAGCAATCGGCTACTACTTCTGAAGAAGTAGCAAATACAATAGAAGAAATAGCAAGAGGTGCATCAAATCAAGCACAAGATGCAGAAAAAGGAGCTCATTCTATGGAAGAGCTAGGATATCTTTTAGAAGTAGAACAAAAATATTTAGAAGAATTAAATATTTTTGCAGATAAAGTTGTAGATCTTAAAAATGAAGGAATCAGTACAGTAAAATATTTAGTGCAAAATTCAAAAGAAAATAATGAAATAGCAAATGAAGTTAATGAAGTAATTATAAGTAGTAATGAAAGTGCAAAGCATATACAAGAAGCTAGTGAAATGATTCAATCTATAGCAGAGCAGACTAATTTATTAGCTTTAAATGCAGCTATAGAGTCAGCTAGAGCAGGAGAAGCAGGAAAGGGATTTGCAGTAGTGGCAGACGAAATCAGAAAGCTTGCTGAGGATTCTAATAAATTTACAGCAGAAATTAAAGAAATTGTAACTGTTCTTACATCTAAAACTGAAAATGCCGTTCTAAATATGAAAAAAGCAGAAGAAATTGTAAATAACCAGGATAAATTAGTAGAAAAAACTGAGGGACAATTTAATGGTATAGCAGATTCAATAGAAAAAGCAAAAGAAACAATAGAAAACTTAAATGTATTCAGTAAAAAAATGGAGGATAAGAAAAATCAAATGTTAGAACTAGTTCAAAACTTATCAGCTATAGCAGAAGAAAATGCAGCGGGTACTGAACAAGCATCTGCATCAGTACAAGAGCAAGCAGCATCTGTAGAAGAAATAGCTGGTTCAAGTCAAAACTTAGCAGAACTAGCTCAGAAATTAAATGAATTGATAATGAAATTTCAAATATAG
- a CDS encoding DEAD/DEAH box helicase — protein sequence MIESFDKLGLNQNLIEGLKQEGINKPTDIQIKAIPLSLENKDIIGQSPTGSGKTLAYLLPIFQKIDTSKREMQAIILAPTHELAMQINREIKLLSENSKVPVTSTPIIGNANIKRQIEKLKEKPHIIVGSSGRILELIKKKKISAHTIKTIVVDEGDKLLDHSNLSSVKDVIKTTMKDRQLMIFSATINEKTLSIAKSLMKDAEFIKAKSENAVNPNITHMYFISEQRDKIEILRKLVASINPEKAIVFINKSDETEIITSKLKYHKIKAEGIHGSSSKEDRQKALEGFRSGKLQLLVASDIAARGLDIKNVSHIFNLDLPSDTKEYLHRVGRTSRTGEAGTAISIVTDKDLSLIKKYEKDFKIEINLKTIYKGKILDSKKSSI from the coding sequence ATGATAGAATCATTTGATAAGTTAGGATTAAATCAAAACCTAATAGAAGGACTTAAACAAGAAGGAATAAATAAACCAACAGATATTCAAATAAAGGCAATACCTTTATCTCTTGAAAATAAAGACATAATAGGTCAATCACCAACTGGAAGTGGAAAGACACTTGCATATTTACTTCCTATATTTCAAAAAATAGATACTTCAAAACGTGAGATGCAGGCAATAATATTAGCACCAACTCATGAGCTTGCTATGCAAATAAATAGAGAAATAAAACTTTTATCTGAAAACTCCAAAGTTCCTGTGACTTCTACACCTATAATAGGGAATGCAAATATAAAAAGACAAATTGAAAAACTTAAAGAAAAACCTCATATAATTGTAGGATCTAGTGGGAGAATTTTAGAACTTATAAAAAAGAAAAAAATAAGTGCACACACCATTAAAACCATTGTAGTAGATGAAGGTGATAAATTGCTTGATCACAGTAATTTATCTAGTGTAAAAGATGTCATTAAAACCACTATGAAAGATAGACAATTAATGATTTTTTCTGCAACTATAAATGAAAAAACGTTAAGTATAGCCAAAAGTTTAATGAAGGATGCTGAGTTTATAAAAGCTAAATCTGAAAATGCAGTAAATCCAAATATTACTCATATGTACTTCATATCAGAGCAAAGAGATAAAATTGAAATTTTAAGAAAATTAGTTGCATCTATAAACCCAGAAAAAGCTATAGTATTTATAAATAAAAGTGATGAAACTGAAATCATTACATCTAAACTTAAATATCATAAAATTAAAGCTGAAGGAATACATGGAAGTTCTTCAAAAGAGGATAGACAAAAGGCTCTAGAAGGATTTAGAAGTGGTAAACTTCAACTTTTAGTGGCTTCTGATATTGCCGCTAGAGGATTAGATATTAAAAATGTTTCACATATATTTAATTTAGATTTACCATCTGATACTAAAGAATATCTTCACAGAGTCGGAAGAACTAGTAGAACAGGAGAAGCTGGCACTGCAATTTCTATAGTTACAGATAAAGATTTATCATTAATAAAAAAATATGAAAAAGATTTTAAAATAGAAATTAATTTGAAAACCATATATAAGGGTAAAATATTAGATTCTAAAAAAAGCTCTATATAA
- a CDS encoding transposase translates to MFLLPRTRRQKSEDAIYHVMIRSITEVPLFEKHEDKIRYLNKMREYQKQYGFKVYAYCLMTNHGHFIIDSNGADISKIMHGLNFSYAINFNKINKRRGPLFQDRFKSKIVDTQRYLITLSAYIHNNVLDITGYEKCPEKYKYSSLKVYLGLEKDATGLLDEAFIMQYFSNNVKEARENYAKLVYICDDEKIKNELEFQDEETEYRSDRTIIVRDFEPDEILKFIEKETGIDKIMCHVKNNKNSKIVKALASLLMRSLCNYRCKDICKVLGNIAQSTVSRLCSIGVELISTEEKYKNIINKFISEHRHSKALACI, encoded by the coding sequence GTGTTTTTATTGCCAAGAACAAGAAGACAAAAATCAGAGGATGCTATATATCATGTAATGATAAGAAGTATAACGGAGGTACCCCTATTTGAGAAACATGAAGATAAAATTAGATATTTAAATAAAATGAGAGAATATCAAAAACAATATGGTTTTAAAGTTTATGCATATTGCTTAATGACAAATCATGGACATTTTATAATAGATTCTAATGGTGCAGATATATCAAAAATAATGCATGGACTAAATTTTAGTTATGCAATAAATTTTAATAAAATTAATAAAAGAAGGGGACCTTTATTTCAAGACAGATTCAAAAGTAAAATAGTGGATACACAAAGATATCTTATTACATTGTCTGCCTACATTCATAACAATGTGTTAGACATAACAGGATATGAAAAATGTCCAGAAAAGTATAAATACTCAAGTTTGAAAGTATATTTAGGACTTGAAAAAGATGCTACAGGTCTTTTAGACGAAGCATTTATAATGCAGTATTTTAGTAATAATGTAAAAGAAGCCAGAGAAAACTATGCTAAATTAGTTTACATATGTGATGATGAAAAAATAAAAAATGAACTAGAATTTCAAGATGAGGAAACGGAATACAGGAGTGATAGAACGATAATAGTAAGAGATTTTGAGCCTGATGAAATACTAAAATTTATTGAAAAAGAAACAGGAATAGACAAAATAATGTGTCATGTAAAAAACAATAAAAATTCAAAAATTGTAAAAGCGCTAGCTTCGCTATTAATGAGAAGTCTTTGCAATTATAGATGTAAGGATATATGTAAAGTCTTAGGAAACATTGCTCAATCAACAGTATCAAGACTTTGTTCTATTGGAGTTGAACTTATATCGACAGAAGAGAAATATAAAAACATAATAAATAAGTTTATTTCGGAACATAGACATTCAAAAGCACTAGCTTGTATATAA
- a CDS encoding response regulator transcription factor: MFRIVIADDEETIRNGLKKLIESYKLNLSVIATAKDGTEAINAINKYHPEIILMDINMPFMNGLEVIKNIREKDKDVKIIIISGYSQFEYAQKALELGVFNYILKPINYRNFKDILIKAMDSYSKRMWEISKIKEGKEEIENSKDIGNLAISYIKENFSNNELSLNSVAQHFYVSQSYLTRVIKQKTGVSFTDYLNKLRINMAKKLLTDSNNDYTINDISHMVGYSSQHYFSRAFKNYMEISPTNYRNRERSLIKNTNK, from the coding sequence ATGTTTAGAATAGTAATTGCCGATGATGAGGAAACCATTCGCAATGGTTTAAAAAAATTAATAGAATCCTATAAGCTAAATTTATCAGTGATTGCCACAGCTAAAGACGGTACTGAAGCAATAAATGCTATTAATAAATATCATCCTGAAATCATTCTAATGGATATTAATATGCCATTTATGAATGGATTAGAAGTTATAAAAAATATTCGTGAAAAAGATAAAGATGTTAAGATAATTATAATTTCTGGCTACAGCCAATTTGAATATGCTCAAAAAGCTTTGGAATTGGGGGTTTTTAACTATATTCTAAAACCTATCAATTATCGTAATTTTAAGGATATACTTATTAAAGCAATGGATTCTTATTCTAAAAGGATGTGGGAAATTTCTAAAATAAAAGAAGGAAAGGAAGAAATAGAAAATTCTAAAGATATAGGCAATCTTGCAATTTCTTATATTAAAGAAAACTTTTCAAACAATGAGCTATCTCTAAATTCTGTAGCTCAACATTTTTATGTAAGTCAATCCTATCTTACTAGAGTTATTAAGCAAAAAACAGGTGTTAGTTTTACAGATTATCTTAATAAATTGAGAATAAATATGGCAAAAAAACTTCTTACTGATAGTAATAATGATTATACCATTAATGATATCTCCCATATGGTAGGGTATAGTAGTCAACATTATTTCAGTAGAGCTTTTAAAAATTATATGGAAATTTCACCAACAAATTATCGTAACAGAGAAAGATCTTTAATTAAAAACACCAATAAGTAA
- the truA gene encoding tRNA pseudouridine(38-40) synthase TruA, with translation MRNLKMILEYDGTRYKGWQKQKKDVLTIQDKIETVLSKMTGEDIQVIGCGRTDSGVHAENYVANFHTNCDFTVDYMLDYLYEFLPEDIVVKTMKDTSERFHARYNVKSKTYVYRINNNKFRSVFNKKYSYHNNEKLNVSTMKEATEFLIGTHDFQSFTRLKSNSKSTIRTIKYINITENQGMIDIEINGNGFLLNMVRIIAGALLEVGKGNIKPIDIEKMLNEKKRANASLILPARGLCLKDVQY, from the coding sequence ATGAGAAATTTAAAAATGATATTAGAATACGATGGAACTAGATATAAAGGATGGCAAAAACAAAAGAAAGATGTTTTAACCATACAAGATAAAATAGAAACTGTATTGTCTAAAATGACTGGAGAAGATATTCAAGTAATAGGTTGCGGAAGAACTGACTCAGGTGTTCATGCCGAAAATTATGTAGCAAACTTCCATACTAATTGTGATTTCACTGTGGATTATATGTTAGATTATCTATATGAATTTTTACCTGAAGATATAGTAGTAAAAACTATGAAGGATACCAGTGAAAGATTCCATGCAAGATATAATGTAAAATCAAAAACCTATGTTTATAGAATAAATAATAATAAATTTAGAAGTGTATTTAATAAAAAGTATTCTTACCACAATAATGAAAAACTTAATGTAAGTACAATGAAAGAAGCTACAGAATTTTTAATTGGAACTCATGACTTTCAAAGCTTTACTCGATTAAAATCTAACTCTAAATCAACTATTAGAACTATTAAATACATAAATATAACAGAAAATCAAGGTATGATAGATATAGAAATTAACGGAAATGGTTTTTTGTTAAATATGGTAAGAATTATTGCAGGGGCTCTTTTAGAAGTAGGTAAGGGAAACATCAAACCAATAGATATTGAGAAAATGTTAAATGAAAAGAAAAGAGCAAATGCTAGTCTAATCCTTCCAGCAAGGGGATTATGCTTAAAGGATGTTCAATATTAA
- a CDS encoding flavin reductase family protein has product MEKDIKKKNIGGVFALYPTPIGIIGTEVNGKVNWINIAHLGVVGMDKIMLSMHKSHYSNQGIRENKTASVNLVTKDMIIEADYVGMVSGHKVDKSKVFEYFYGKLKAAPLIKSAVISMECELVDIYETEEEDNFILKVINTYVDDNVLNANGTIDYSKVKPLLFEMPTKSYLEPGNIIGKCWNEGNKYNK; this is encoded by the coding sequence ATGGAAAAAGACATTAAAAAAAAGAATATTGGTGGCGTATTTGCTTTATATCCAACACCTATTGGAATAATAGGAACTGAAGTAAATGGTAAAGTAAATTGGATTAATATAGCTCACCTAGGCGTAGTTGGAATGGATAAGATAATGTTAAGTATGCATAAATCTCACTATTCTAATCAAGGCATAAGGGAAAATAAAACTGCCTCTGTAAATTTAGTTACTAAAGACATGATTATTGAAGCTGACTATGTTGGAATGGTTTCTGGTCATAAAGTAGATAAATCAAAAGTATTTGAATACTTCTATGGAAAATTAAAGGCTGCTCCACTAATTAAAAGTGCTGTTATATCTATGGAATGTGAACTTGTAGACATTTATGAAACTGAAGAAGAAGATAACTTTATATTAAAAGTGATTAATACTTATGTAGATGATAATGTATTAAATGCTAATGGTACTATAGATTATTCAAAGGTTAAACCACTATTATTTGAAATGCCTACAAAATCGTACCTAGAACCTGGAAACATAATTGGTAAGTGTTGGAACGAAGGTAATAAATACAATAAATAA
- a CDS encoding YczE/YyaS/YitT family protein has protein sequence MKKIALNIIKLMIGFFLFAVGIVMTINSDLGLSPWDAFHNGLSKSINITMGQASIGVGIIVVTVNSIFGEKVGWGTLLNVLTIGAFMDVIMFNNIIPSFQGIYLRIIMMIIGLFIIGIATYLYLSVGWGAGPRDGLMVALSKKIKKPVGLIRSSIELMALILGYILGGSVGIGTFITVLCIGPIVQIVFKIFKFDVNKVEHKFIGQHL, from the coding sequence GTGAAGAAAATCGCTCTTAATATTATAAAATTAATGATAGGATTTTTTCTATTTGCTGTTGGAATTGTTATGACTATAAATTCTGATCTAGGATTATCTCCTTGGGATGCTTTTCATAATGGTTTATCTAAGTCTATTAATATTACTATGGGACAAGCAAGTATAGGAGTTGGAATAATTGTTGTAACAGTTAATAGTATATTCGGAGAAAAAGTTGGTTGGGGAACACTATTAAATGTACTAACAATTGGAGCATTTATGGATGTTATAATGTTTAACAATATAATACCTTCATTTCAAGGAATATATTTAAGAATTATAATGATGATAATAGGGCTATTTATAATAGGAATTGCAACCTATCTTTATCTTAGCGTGGGATGGGGAGCGGGTCCTAGAGATGGATTAATGGTTGCACTCTCAAAGAAAATTAAAAAGCCAGTAGGATTAATAAGAAGTTCTATAGAATTAATGGCATTAATTCTAGGATATATATTAGGTGGTAGTGTGGGAATAGGCACATTTATTACAGTTTTGTGTATAGGACCAATTGTACAAATTGTTTTTAAGATTTTTAAATTTGACGTAAATAAAGTAGAACACAAGTTTATAGGTCAGCATCTTTAA